From the Bacillus tuaregi genome, one window contains:
- a CDS encoding acyl-CoA carboxylase subunit beta: MTTIQTLIEILQQRRQKLEAGGPKKYHEKLLQQNKLFVRRRLELLFDKGQFEEDGRFANCLEQGLPADGVVTGIGKVNGQTVCVMANDSTVKAGSWGARTVEKIIRIQETAEKMLVPILYLVDSAGARITDQLEMFPNRRGAGRIFYNQVKLSGMVPQICVLFGPSAAGGAYIPAFCDLVIMVEQNASMYLGSPRMAEMVIGEKVSLEEMGGANMHCSISGCGDILVQNEEEAITLAQQYLSYLPVNFKGKPAEVAVKSPKEGINLEKIIPVNQNIPFNMYDCIDALIDQDSFFEIKRLFASELITGLARINGKVVGIVANQPKVKGGVLFVDSSDKGARFITLCDAFHIPLLFLTDVPGFMIGTKVERAGIIRHGAKFIAAMSTATVPKISVILRKAYGAGLYAMAGPAFEPDCCVALPTAQIAVMGPEAAVNAVYSNKLNELEDPKEKLSFKLEKEKAYQETIDIYKLAAELIVDDIIAPHELRTFLISRFALYETKEMTFSSRKHPVYPV; the protein is encoded by the coding sequence ATGACTACCATCCAAACCTTAATTGAAATACTACAGCAAAGGAGACAAAAGCTAGAAGCTGGAGGACCAAAAAAATATCATGAAAAGCTGTTACAACAGAATAAGCTTTTTGTTCGCAGGAGACTGGAACTCTTGTTTGATAAAGGTCAATTTGAAGAGGATGGACGATTTGCTAATTGTCTAGAACAAGGTCTTCCTGCTGATGGTGTTGTAACGGGGATAGGGAAAGTTAATGGTCAGACGGTATGTGTAATGGCTAATGATTCGACGGTAAAAGCGGGTTCCTGGGGAGCGCGTACAGTTGAAAAAATTATTCGCATTCAGGAAACAGCAGAAAAAATGCTAGTGCCCATTCTATACTTAGTCGACTCAGCTGGTGCCCGGATTACAGATCAATTAGAGATGTTCCCGAACAGAAGAGGAGCAGGACGGATTTTTTATAATCAAGTCAAGCTGTCTGGTATGGTACCGCAAATCTGTGTATTATTTGGTCCTTCAGCTGCTGGTGGTGCCTATATACCTGCCTTTTGTGATCTTGTCATCATGGTTGAACAGAATGCTTCCATGTATTTAGGCTCTCCGAGAATGGCCGAAATGGTCATAGGTGAAAAGGTCAGTCTAGAGGAGATGGGTGGAGCTAATATGCATTGCTCCATTAGCGGCTGTGGGGATATATTGGTTCAAAATGAAGAAGAGGCAATCACACTAGCCCAACAATATTTAAGCTATTTACCGGTTAATTTCAAAGGGAAGCCCGCAGAAGTTGCTGTGAAGAGTCCTAAAGAAGGGATTAATTTAGAAAAAATTATCCCTGTAAATCAAAATATTCCCTTTAATATGTATGATTGTATTGATGCGCTAATTGATCAGGATAGTTTCTTTGAAATCAAAAGATTATTTGCATCTGAATTAATTACTGGATTGGCAAGAATAAATGGAAAGGTAGTAGGGATTGTTGCGAATCAGCCAAAGGTAAAAGGGGGCGTCTTGTTCGTTGACTCTTCCGATAAAGGAGCCCGGTTTATTACTCTGTGCGATGCCTTTCATATTCCGCTGCTGTTTTTAACGGATGTACCTGGCTTTATGATTGGTACAAAGGTTGAAAGAGCCGGAATCATTCGTCATGGTGCTAAGTTCATAGCAGCTATGAGTACAGCAACAGTACCAAAAATCTCTGTTATTCTCCGAAAAGCTTATGGTGCTGGTCTTTATGCAATGGCAGGTCCAGCTTTTGAACCAGATTGCTGTGTCGCTTTACCAACTGCCCAAATTGCTGTTATGGGACCTGAGGCGGCAGTGAATGCAGTTTATTCTAATAAACTAAATGAATTAGAGGATCCAAAGGAAAAACTTTCGTTTAAGCTTGAGAAAGAGAAGGCATATCAAGAAACAATTGATATTTATAAATTAGCTGCAGAGCTAATTGTGGATGACATCATAGCGCCTCATGAGTTAAGAACATTTCTTATTTCGCGGTTTGCTCTATATGAAACGAAAGAAATGACCTTTAGTTCGAGGAAACATCCGGTTTACCCTGTTTAG